The stretch of DNA GGAAAAACTAGGCAATCACAAAGATACCTACAAGTATATGAGGCTATGTTTTGCCCAAGAGTTTGAGTGGGGTGTTGGCGACGAGACATCAAAGGCACGGCTTTGGCTTGCTAGAGACGCCTTGAATAACTGGAAGTTTGAGGAGGCATATGAATTAGCTAAGGATTTAAACTACAGCAATGCTCACGATATCGAGGAAGCGCGAGCCATCGCACGAGATGCTCGAAATAGAATGAAAAACCAAATGCATTAAGAGAAAGTTTGCAATACTATGACTGTCTGACCGCTATTTTTgtatattattgaaattaaaattaaaattaaataaaataaaattactGTGTGAATACAgaaaatctaaaaaaacAGATACATATTGATTACTTAATAATTAACAAGTTCATCTCTCAATTGTAACAAATCTTCTTCTGATTTGATATTACTAAATACATTTTCGATTGCTTTTGGCAAGACCTCAACAACACGATCGAGTTCCTCTTCTTTAACACCAAtgtttatcattatcaacaaatgtGGTGGCAACACTGGCAAGTTTTCATGTTCTAAAATCAACTTACTTCTGGTTATTAATATGCCTTCATGTTCCAAAACATAATCAATAACTTTTTGTAAGATAAAACTttccaaattcaaatactCGTCAAACtcattcaacaattttgcAGGCTTCCCCGTGGTGATAAATGTGGAGTTACCATACATCAATggcaaattcaattgttctcTGACCTTCTCTCTCAATCTCAAATGTATCATAGGCGATTGAGGGGATGACACGATGTGCATTGGTAACTTTTCAAGTGCAGCTTCCAATCTGTCGTACACGTCAACAGTCTTTTTATGCAATTGAACCATTAATTTCGATTTTCCAGTGGTCGGATCCAAGTTTTCTGGTGCCAGAATTTCTCTAATTGCTTGGGAAGTAACTTTGGCCGAATATGGGGGCAACGATGCACTAAAGACATAGGCATTGGATGAGATTCTTTGATGGTGCACCATTGGATTAACACCAACACAAAATCCACCAGATGACGCAAAAGAATTAGCCATGGAACCAATAGTGATGGAAATTTCATCTCTTGAAACCCCATAGTGTTCCGGCAAACCCTTACCAGTGCCACCTAAAACACCAATAGACAATGATTCGTCCAAAAAGAGTCTATACTTGTacttgtttttcaattccaCTATTCTTGGCAAGTTGGCAATATCACCGGAATTGGCAAACAACCCTTCTGTGATgataaatcttcttcttattgGTTTCTGTCTGTCTAAAACTGGTTTCAATTGTGACAAAATTTGTTCCAAATGGTCGACATCATTGTGATCATACCATTCAATATCGGCTCTGCTAACAATTAACGCCTTTTGTAATGCAATATTAACACCACTGTCAACCACACACAAATCACctcttttcaaaaatgcAGGTATAACGGAACCAGCAGTAACAAAATCTTGCCCATAAATGATAGCCTGCTCAGAGTCCAAATAACGAGCCAAATCTTCTTCCAATCTGACGTGGACATCTTGGGTCCCGTAAAAGTTTGGTGGACCACATGCACCCACACCGGCCGATCTAATTTCTACTCTGGCTGATTCTTTAATTCTATCGTTCTCGTTAAGATTAAGGAAATCCTGTGAAGCAAGGTTCACTGCCGTCTTGTTATTTAATTTCACATGAGCACCATTTTGACCTATGATCTCTGGCACTGATTTCAATTCCCAATTTTCCAACTCGGTAACCTCATTGACCAAAGGAGCTGGTTCCCATTCATCACACAACTCATCGATCTCTTTACGAGAAAACCTTACCAATTCCGACttgttttcctttttctttgaacTCAAAAAATATGATAGGGCAAAAAGAACTAAACAAAATTCAAGCAAAGATCTTATAGGATCATTCTGGTAAGATGATTTAATATATCTCAAAATGATACTACCCCCAGGTATGTATTCCAAGTTGTTCAAAGCGGTGACAAAGTCTTCTTGAAACGTAGATGACAATAACTCCCATGCAGCTGATAATGGCAATGCACTGTAATGCTGCTGAGCTATAGCTGTTGCAGTAGTCGTAGTcgtggttgtggttgtggtaaCAATTATTGAAGATGCCATTATAAACTGTCTAACAAATGGAttcaaatataattgaCTATTCGTTTGTCCAAAAACGTATCTATTTGTCTATCAAAGAAAgggaaaaaagaaaaagaaaagaatgaatgaatgaatgaaaatgTTATTGAAGTAATGATATGGTAGATTTCTAAATGTACATATGTTAGAAGTGGACGTGTGAGGTTAGCttggttttcaaaaatgataaattttttttttcgtgttttagtttgtttgttgaaaGTTTAAGAAATTTGTCACCAagtacacacacacacacacaaacaaaagaatCGTCCACTGGGCTATCCAGTAGAGACATTTTTCTGTCACGACATTTTCTTTAGGCGACCCCTTTCTTTGTATATTTCTAAATCCTAACTATAACTTTACACACACATCGGCGAAAACCTACCTTTATggaataaaaattttcGACACACCTTCAACTTCTCTTCTGCAACACACACATCCTTCAATTCCTTTACTAACTAAACTCAATCTACAGCTCTCACAAATAGCAAAGCATTTACATGGCCAAGTAATGATTTCTCGAACATTTGTCTGGCAGATCACACAGTCCAAGGATCTGGCACTGTCGTCGTCGCGACTACTTTGCTCGCCCTTTTCAAGCCtctttgaaattaatatatCCAATAATCTAGCAGTTTCACTATCCTCTTCAGTTCTCCCTAAAAATTTATCGGTTGACTGAAACAGCAGCAGTGGCAGGAATGCTAATGATTGATACTTGGATCTGGTCAATCTTCCGTTCTCTTCTCCATACTGCATGTGTTTCTGTAATATATCCAAGTATGTCGTGTTGGATGACACAAGCACATCGTGTAATTCCTTGCCATCAAAAAGTTCATGTATTGGTAATATAGCTTGTTTTTGTGCAAATGTAGGGTTTCGAGATGCCACAGTTCCCGGAGTGAAAACAACTTCATCCACATCAGAATCATATTCCAAATCAGTCTCCTCCTCTATAACCTCATTGTAATCACCAGAATTATCCACTTCGGAAATGTCGTTGGTTGATAGTAATATCTTAGCGTACGACTGGGAAACCTCATCTTGCGTAAAGGAGTCGATATTAACCAAGTCTTTTTTCTTACGACTAACTCGTCTTGTCACGTATTTTCGTAAAAATGGCGGGGTCTTTAACTTTCTCTTTTCAAACTCGTCTTCGGTCTCTTCTTCCCAGTATGGCCGTTTCTCGATCTTCTTACCCAAAACAACCTTTTTGAACAAGTTTGGTATGTATTCCAAAATAAAGCTATCAACCACCAAACCGTACAATAATTGCCAAGTGTACACGATCATATCCTTCAAATACAAAgttcttttcttcaaaaCGCTGGTCCTTCCACCAATGTTGCTGCTCTCGTAATCGCCCAAATAGTTTCCTGAAATTAACCTTTGTGTGGGTTTAGCTATGACATTACCATAACCAACGAGTTGGTTTTCCTGCAAGTACTGGACAACACCCCGCGATGTTCCATTTCGAGAAGAGTGGCCTGCCCACTTTAATCTCTCCCAAATGCTTCTATCTACCCAAGTTTCATCCTCTAGATTAACTAGACTTAATTCGGTAATATAGCTTGACCTCCCCGCCAGTGTGATTGCCAAAATTCCCACATTTAACAATGCAGTGTAGAAATCATCATTGAGGTTGATATTCAAGTTCTTTATCAACAGATTTGTATCCTCCTCATCCAACTCATTTCGAGAATCACGCATAAACAAACTAGCATAATTGAGACCTCGTAACCGGAATCCATTGACAACCACGGCCAACAAAAAGATTGCCAAGCTGATCAATATGATAAACAATATAAGCACTTGGGGAGTAAAAGTCAAAACCAATATAAGCGGGAACTGCAAAAAGCCCCAGCCATTGGTAAATGAGCTAATGAAGTAACCCAAAAACGTCATACCAAAAACTGTCAGCGGTATTAACCTATACTTATTGTCATTAATTATAGCACCAATGTGAATGTTCAAATGATTCAAGATCAGAAACAACGTGGTGAGAAGGACTTGCTCTGTTGGTCGCTTGTAATACTTGGAACTCCCAAAGAAAAATGCCCCGTTACTGCTAAACTCTTGAAACGCTAAAGAATGTTCAAATATTGTGATCCCGCTCTCTGTATAAGGTTTCTTACCTTCGATCGACGCAATAAACGTTTCAATAAACGACAGTAAACAAAATGTTAAAAAGATTGGCCAGTACATGTCACTTGTGGGTCCGACCATAACCTGTGCCCCGGGTGTCTTCATGTATTTGGTGTCGTTGAAAAACTCAGCATCATACTGGAACAACAGGTCAGGAATGTATCGGTATATCCAATTTAGACTGGAGTCCTGTGTTAGCCCCAAGTGGTAATgcaaattcaaaacaatcaagatgttataaatttgatacaagaacaacaatataACTCCCACCCTAAAACTTATCATActcaaatttttgaaaatagtACTGCTCGCCAACTTTGCTTGGTTGAATTGGCCCCTCCTCACTTGCTGTTGCtgtaaattatttgttgaGGCCATCACCAATGTTCTGTTTAACACTAGKKGCCATCACAAGACATGCTAGTCCATAGATTGAACAACAGTATTTGCTTATTGCTCCTAATCTATTCCAGGGGGTGGTATTCATGGAGGAGGATTGTTCACTTTGTTCCCATATCACATCGACCAACGACGAGATAAACTTGGCCAAAGGAAAATACTCATGCTCGTCATCGATTGCGGTGCCAAAACTACCACTTATATCTATAGTGCTGTTATTCATTGTTAGGTGCTGTGTGTGGTGTGATAGGAGAACAACCCTCCCACACTTATTTTCTGTCTGTAATTGTCATGCTCGGTTTAGGTGTGTGGGAAATGTCGCACTATCTAGGTTCTGTAGGTGAGCGACATTTAACCAAATATCCAcaacattgaaaaaaaaaaatacatcTTCAAACATCTCCTCCATCGCAAGACAATCTAGTCTATCTAATATCAGTACAACCATTTACACACAATGGGACGTAAATTACCCCCACCTCCACCTCCTCCAGGAATACTGAATAAGAACAAACGAAGAAAAGAGAATGATGGAAAACCAATTACGGAGAACAGCAATGGTGCCGGTAAGCAACAACTTCCACcacctcctcctcctccttcATCCTCTCAATCTTTGAATAGCAAACTTCGACCACCTCCACCTCCAcctccacctccaccaCCTTCTGCAGATAGTAAAAAACAATCAGCACCATCAACATCCCTTgaaaatgaacaagaaccaagaaaaagaacTTGGTCTAATGTGGTGAAATCTCGACGTCAGAAAAAGTCAGATACAAAGAGATCAGCCACTCAGGTCATACCACAGAAGCCAGAGATGCCACCGCAGCACTTGCGCAAGATTATGATTGATCATGGTGATTTGACTCTGAACAAGATTGCATCTGATAAACGCTCACACTTGGGAtctttaaaatatttaccaCATGCATTGTTAAAATTACTCGAAAACATGCCACAACCATGGGAACAGCAAAAGGAAGTTAAAGTTCTTTACCACACAACAGGAGCCATCACATTTGTCAATGAAATTCCCAGAGTCATCGAGCCAGTTTACATAGCCCAATGGGCGACTACTTGGAACATGATGAGACGAGAGAAAAAAGATAGGAAACATTTCAAGAGGATGAGATTCCCGCCATTTGATGACGAAGAGCCGCCGTTAGATTGGCTCGAAAACTTGGATGATACAGAACTAGTGGATGCCATTAGACTGAAAGAAATAGAGGATGACGACGAATTGAGAGATTGGTTTTATGATACAAGACCTTTAGTAGAAGACCCGGACATTGTGAATGGTGATTCTTACCGTAAATGGAATTTAGATTTTGGTACCATGAACAAATTGTATCAGTTGTCTCGACCTATATTACACGAGGGACAAACACAGAAATTCGATAAAAACTCCTTGTTCACAGCAAAAAGTCTAAATGTTGCTATTCCAGGAGGACCAAAGTTTGAGCCACTTTTCAAAgacaaaatcaataatccCGAGCTCGAAGATTTTACAGAATTCAATTCCGTTGATAGAATCATATTTAGACAGCCAATCAAGACTGAATATAAAGTGGAGTTGCCATTCTTATACAATTCCTTTGTCAAGAAAGTATCGGTTTCCCCTCTTGGTGCACCATTGGATTGCCGATCTCAGCAGCCACAAAGCAAGGGGCTTCCTGCTTTTACTTTTAATCCAAAATTCAATCTCATTGTGCCGAAAACACAACCTAAGAAGAGTGAGGATAAAgatgacgacgacgacgacaACAACGATTTTGCTTTAGATGTTGAGCCGTTTCTATCTTGGACGACAACTGAAGAAACAAATGACATTGAAGAGTTTGGAGAAGTTCCAGTGGAACCAAAAGGCACAGCAGATGCATtggatttgttttttgctCCATACCCTTTTAATCGTCGCAGAGGCAAAACCATACGTGCTCAGGACGCCGCATTAACGAAAGATTGGTATTTGCACCAGGCCCCGAAAAGCAGCAACACCAAAGTGCGTGTTTCTTACCAGAAgctattgaaaaattatgtGTTGAATGAGGTTCACAAACGACCAAACTCAAGACGAAGATCACATAAGAATAAACATCAAAAACTATTGAGGAGTTTAAAGATGACGAAATACtttcaacaaacaacaatagacTGGGTTGAAGCAGGTATACAAGTGTGCAGACAAGGGTTCAATATGTTAAACTTGTTGATACACAAGAGAGGTCTTACGTATCTTCATTTGGATTATAATTTTAACTTGAAGCCAACAAAGACGTTAAGCACCAAAGAACGTAAAAAGTCTCGTTTTGGGAACGCATTTCACCTTATTCGAGAGCTTTTACGAGCTGTCAAAATGATTGTTGATTCCCACATCCAGTATCGTTTAGGTAATGTTGATGCTTACCAACTAGCAGATGGGCTTTACTATCTTTTCAATCACTTGGGCCAATTGACAGGTATCTACAGATACAAATACAAGGTCATGCACCAAATACGTCAATGTAAAGATTTAAAACATATTATTTATCAAAGATTCAACAAAGTAATAGGTAAAGGTCCTGGATGTGGCTTTTGGCAACCGGCATGGAGAGTGTGGCTCTTCTTTTTGAGGGGTATCATTCCGTTATTAGAGAGATGGTTGGGTAACCTTATTGCTAGACAGTTTGAAGGTAGAAGACAAAATGATGTGGCAAAAACAATTACCAAGCAAAGAGTTGACGCATACTACGATATTGAGTTGCGAGCCCAAGTTATGCACGACATATTAGATATGATCCCTGAAGGATTGAAGCAAAGCAAATCTAAAACTGTTCTTCAACATTTGAGTGAGGCATGGCGATGCTGGAAAGCAAATATTCCTTGGAAAGTTCCAGGGTTACCCAAGCCCATTGAGAGTATAATTGAACGGTACATAAAAGCCAAGGCAGATGGCTGGATTTCAGTGGCACACTACAACAGAGAAAGAATTAGGAAAGGTGCACATGTGGAAAAGACAGTTGCTAGAAAGAATTTGGGGAGACTTACAAGGCTATGGATCAAGAATGAACAAGAAAGACAAATGAATTTTGGCAAGAATGGTCCATTTGTGTCACCAGACGAAGGGGTGAAGATTTTCCAAACAATGGTGAGCTGGCTTGAGAGCAGAAAGTTTAATCCTATTCCGTTCCCACCAATATCTTATAAGCACGACACAAAATTGTTGGTTTTGGCATTGgagaatttgaaagaaagCTATAGTGCAAATGCCAAGTTGAATTCGGCACAACGTGAAGAGCTCGCATTGATTGAGCAGGCATATGACAACCCCCACGAGTGTTTGGTTCGAATCAAGAAGTTTTTGTTGACCCAGAGAATTTTCAAGGAAGTTGGTTTAGAGATGATGGATTACTATAGCCATTTGGTGCCAACGTATTCGGTGGATCCATTGGAAAAAATTACTGATGCCTATTTGGACCAGTACTTGTGGTATGAAGCAGATAAAAGAAGGTTATTCCCCAACTGGGTCAAACCcagtgatgatgaaatcCCACCGTTACTTGTCTACAAATGGTGTCAAggaatcaataatttacaTAGTGTGTGGAATACGTCGGCAGGTGAATGCGGTGTCATGCTTGAAACTtcattaaacaaattttcgGAAAACATTGATTTCACCTTGTTGAACAGGCTTTTACGTTTAATCATGGACACTAATATTGCCGATTATATCACTTCCAAAAACAACGTGAGTCTTACATTCAAAGACATGAACCATGTCAACCAGTACGGAATCATCAGGGGACTTCAATTTGCGTCATTTGTGTATCAATACTATGGTTtagttgttgatttgttgattcttGGCTTGGATAGGGCATTGGAAATAGCTGGTCCCGTTCAGAACCCAAacaattttcttcaatttaaAGATTTGGAGACTGAAACTGCATCACCAATCAGGTTGTATTCGCGTTATTTGGACAAGATTCATatatttttccaatttgacAATGAAGAGGCATCTGGTTTAATTCAAGACTATTTGTCGGAACACCCAGAtccaaattttgaaaatgttgtGGGGTATAACAATCATAGATGCTGGCCCCGCGACTCTCGAATGCGGTTGATGCGACACGATGTGAATTTAGGGAGAGCAACATTTTGGGAGATTAGTGGACGCATTCCAACTTCGTTGACGTCGATAGAATGGGAGGATTCGTTTGCATCAGTGTACTCCCGCGATAACccaaatttattgtttctgATGTGTGGTTTTGAAGTGAGAATATTACCGAAAATCCGAGCCAAAGAGCTTCTGTCATCGCAGGAAGGTGTGTGGGATCTCGTAGACCAAAACACCAGAGAAAGGACAGCTAAGGCGTTTTTACAAGTGTCACAAGAAGCTGTCGATCATTTCCACAATCGAATTCGTCAAATATTAATGTCTTCTGGATCTACTACATTTACCAAAGTTGCTGCAAAATGGAACACTGCGTTAATTGCGTTGGTCACATACTATAGAGAAGCTGCCATTGCCACGCCGTCGTTGTTGGATGTGCTTGTCAAATgtgaaacaaaaattcaGAATCGAGTGAAAATGGGGCTCAATTCCAAAATGCCTTCAAGATTCCCACCAGCAGTGTTTTATACACCCAAAGAGTTGGGAGGGTTAGGCATGCTAAGTGCATCACATATTTTAATTCCTGCTTCAGATCTTCGGTGGTCTAAACAAACAGATACTGGAATAACCCATTTCCGAGCTGGTATGACGCACCAAGATGAAAAGATTATCCCCACAATATTTAGATACGTGACTTCTTGGGAAAACGAGTTTTTAGACTCGCAAAGAGTGTGGGCCGAGTATGCTATTAAACGGCAAGAGGCAATTGAGCAAAACAGACGATTGACATTTGAAGACATGGAAAATAACTGGGACCGAGGTTTGCCACGTATCAGTACGTTGTTTCAAAAGGATAGACACACTTTGGCTTATGACAAGGGCCATAGAATAAGAAGAGAATTCAAGCAGTTTAGCTTAGCCCGCTTTAACCCATTTTGGTGGACCAGTAATCATCATGATGGTAAATTATGGAACTTGAATGCGTACAGAACCGATGTTATCCAAGCGTTGGGTGGTATTGAGACTATTCTTGAACATACATTATTTAAAGGTACCGGTTTTGATTCGTGGGAAGGATTGTTTTGGGAGAAAGCTTCAGGTTTTGAAGACTCGTTgaaattcaagaaattgacCAATGCCCAACGACAAGGGTTGAGTCAAATACCCAACCGTCGTTTCACATTATGGTGGTCCCCCACAATCAATCGAGCAAATGTTTATGTTGGGTTTTTGGTGCAGTTGGACTTGACTGGTATATTTCTTCATGGTAAGATCCCAACATTAAAGATTTCgttgattcaaattttcagAGCTCATTTGTGGCAGAAAATCCACGAGAGTGTAGTCCAAGACATTTGCCAAGTTCTCgataaagaattggaaGTTTTGCAGATTGATAATGTGGAAAAGCAAGCTATCCATCCAAGAAAATCATACAAAATGAATTCGTCTACGGCAGACATTGTGTTGACAAGTACTTACAAATGGAAGGTCTCCAAGCCATCTTTGCTCAACGAAAAAGATGATAAAATGGAAATTCCTGCCACAACGTTTTGGATTGATGTTCAGCTTCGATATGGTGATTATGACTCGCATGACATATCAAGATATGCGCGATCAAAGTTTTTAGATTATACAACCGATGGTATGAGCTCGTATCCGTCACCAACTGGTATTATCATTGCAATTGACTTGGCATATAACATGTACGATGTGTATGGTAATTGGTTCCCAGGGTTAAAGCCGTTGGTCCACAATGCCATGAGAGAGATTATGAAGGCAAACCCAGCATTGTATGTATTGCGTGAACGTATTCGTAAGGGGTTGCAGTTGTACCAATCACAACCTCAAGAAgcatttttgaattctAATAACTATGCtgaattgtttaataaCGATACCcaattgtttgttgatGACACCAATGTTTATCGAGTTACTGTTCACAAAACATTCGAAGGAAACTTGGCCACAAAACCAATCAATGGGTGTATATTTATACTCAATCCTAAAAGTGGacaattatttttgaagATTATTCACACGTCGGTATGGTCAGGTCAGAAACGTTTGGGCCAATTAGCCAAGTGGAAAGCAGCAGAGGAAGTTGCTGCGTTGGTCAAGTCGTTACCACGAGAAGAACAACctaaacaattaattgtCAGTAGAAGGGGGATGATGGATCCACTTGAAGTCCATATGTTGGATTTCCCCAATATCTCCATTAGACCTTCGGAATTGCATTTGCCGTTTGCTGCGGTTATGAAGATAGACAAGTTGTCGGATATAGTTTTGAAAGCAAGTGAGCCGCAAATGGTGTTGTTCAACTTTTATGATGATTGGTTAAAGAGCATTTCCCCTTATACTGCATTTTCTCGagtgatattgattttgagaGCATTGAATATTGACACTGAGACAGCCAACCATATTTTACGTCCTAGTGCTAACATTGTGACACAAGACCACCATATTTGGCCATCACTTAGCGATGAGCAATGGGTTGACGTTGAAGCCCAGTTGCGAGACTTGATTCTTAGCGACTATTCCAAGAAATACAATGTCAATATCCAATCGTTGACGCAATCAGAAGTGCGTGATTTGATATTGGGTCAAGATATTAGAGCTCCTTCTGTTAAGAGACAAGAAATTgctgaaattgaagatggTAAATCCAACAACCAAGTGGAAAACAAGGAACTAACAGCATTGAAGACAACTACAACCAATGTACATGGTGAGGAGATTACAACCGTAACCACTACAAACTATGAGCAACTGACGTTTTCGTCAAGAAATGAATGGAGAAATCGTGCTATTGCTGCCAACAACTTGCACTTGCGTGccaaaaatatatatgtgAGTTCAGAAGAGTTTGTTGATGACGAGAATTCGTTCACGTACATCTTGCCAAAGAATATTTTGCAAAAGCTTATACAGATTTCAGACTTGAGAATCCAGGTGGGGGCATTTCTTTACGGTAAATCCCCTGCCGACCATGTTGGTGTTAAGGAGATTAAGTGTATTGCCATTGTGCCTCAGTTGGGTAACGTTAATTCAATACAGTTTCCAAACACCCTTCCCGACCAGGTAGGGTACTTGAAGGATTTGGAATTGTTGGGATGGGTTCATACTCAATCACAAGAGTTTAGTTACATGACATCATTTGACATCACCACACAATCGCGGTTTTTCGATGAATACAAGCCAAATTTTGTCACCATGACCGTTGCTTACACGCCAGGATCAGTCACAGTATCGTCTTTTGAAATCACCAAAGAGGGATTTGATTGGGGTCGCACAAACAATGACATGATGTCAGAAACCCCATCTGGGTTCAGTAAAGATTATGCTAAAAAGAACCAATTGATCATGTCCGACAAGATTGCTGGTACATTTATGGTGCCTGATGATGACATCTGGAACTATTTTTTCATGGGGGCCATTTTCAATGCCGCTGAATTGTATGATCTAAAGTTGGACATTCCGTTGACATTCTACGATGAACTACACCGTCCAATACATTTTAGTAATTTCACCCACATTGAGGCTGGTAATGAAGAGGAAGCAAATCAGGAAGATGTATTTAGTTAGTGCATATATATTAATACTACAACTTGTGTTTTAACTCGCCACTGGCAAGTTTCTTGAATCTATCTTTAGGGATTCCCGAAGTCCATTTATAAACTCCTCTGGAGACTTCTTGAGAGTTAACCATACTAATGGCTGGCTTGTAAATCTGTTTCAACAATTCCTTATTTTGCAAAATCGAGTCAACATGCAAGTTTTCTGTAGCGTCGAGCAACTCGCCCAAGACGGTGGAATTGAACTCTTCAGCTGTTTTAAATTTCCCTCCATAGTGTTTGTTTACGAGCCCAGcattttgtaaatcttgACCAGAAATTCTCTTggacaacaacaatgctTCGGCAGCTTTGGACCAGCCTAAACGAATTGGAAGTGTGGCCGATGTACCACCTTCAGCGAGAATACCAATATTTGCAAAGGGAGTTAAAAAGAATGTTTTTGACAAGTCATTGACATAGACCAAATCACAAAGTGCCACAAAGGATGCTGATAATCCTATAGCAGGTCCATTCAAAGCGACTGCAAGGATCTTTTTGTGGGCAAGAAACGTTTGCACCAAAAATGTTTGCTTTGCCACTGACAAGTTCAACCAAGTGTCAAGTTCGGTATCTTGGGAGGTAACAAAATCAGCATTGGCACCTGCAGAGAAGACCCTGCCTGTAGATTGAATCAAAGTGATGATAGTGCCCTCTTCGTTGTTTGCTCTTTCTAAGAATTTGCAAAGTATATCATATTGTGGTATGGTTAAGGAGTTGAGTTTTTTTGGATTGTTCAAAGTAATCAATACTGCTCTGTCTTTGACTTCATAAGTGATTGGGTCTGACATGATTGGGTCTGCTGATGGAGAGAgtcttttcaattttgacTGGAAAATACGTCAACTTTTATATGGTACCACATCCGGACTTACGAACCttggcaaaaaaaaaagtgggGAATCGAATTGATCTAcacactactactacttaCCAGTGTCTTACTGAAATGATATGCTCTTCAATAGATAACAATAGTTTCCGCAACTCACTTCGCGAGATATTCTCCTTTAGCAATAACAA from Candida albicans SC5314 chromosome R, complete sequence encodes:
- the PRP8 gene encoding U4/U6-U5 snRNP complex subunit (Protein similar to S. cerevisiae Prp8, a component of the U4/U6-U5 snRNP complex; repressed by alpha pheromone in SpiderM medium), producing MGRKLPPPPPPPGISNKNKRRKENDGKPITENSNGAGKQQLPPPPPPPSSSQSLNSKLRPPPPPPPPPPPSADSKKQSAPSTSLENEQEPRKRTWSNVVKSRRQKKSDTKRSATQVIPQKPEMPPQHLRKIMIDHGDLTSNKIASDKRSHLGSLKYLPHALLKLLENMPQPWEQQKEVKVLYHTTGAITFVNEIPRVIEPVYIAQWATTWNMMRREKKDRKHFKRMRFPPFDDEEPPLDWLENLDDTELVDAIRSKEIEDDDELRDWFYDTRPLVEDPDIVNGDSYRKWNLDFGTMNKLYQLSRPILHEGQTQKFDKNSLFTAKSLNVAIPGGPKFEPLFKDKINNPELEDFTEFNSVDRIIFRQPIKTEYKVELPFLYNSFVKKVSVSPLGAPLDCRSQQPQSKGLPAFTFNPKFNLIVPKTQPKKSEDKDDDDDDNNDFALDVEPFLSWTTTEETNDIEEFGEVPVEPKGTADALDLFFAPYPFNRRRGKTIRAQDAALTKDWYLHQAPKSSNTKVRVSYQKLLKNYVLNEVHKRPNSRRRSHKNKHQKLLRSLKMTKYFQQTTIDWVEAGIQVCRQGFNMLNLLIHKRGLTYLHLDYNFNLKPTKTLSTKERKKSRFGNAFHLIRELLRAVKMIVDSHIQYRLGNVDAYQLADGLYYLFNHLGQLTGIYRYKYKVMHQIRQCKDLKHIIYQRFNKVIGKGPGCGFWQPAWRVWLFFLRGIIPLLERWLGNLIARQFEGRRQNDVAKTITKQRVDAYYDIELRAQVMHDILDMIPEGLKQSKSKTVLQHLSEAWRCWKANIPWKVPGLPKPIESIIERYIKAKADGWISVAHYNRERIRKGAHVEKTVARKNLGRLTRLWIKNEQERQMNFGKNGPFVSPDEGVKIFQTMVSWLESRKFNPIPFPPISYKHDTKLLVLALENLKESYSANAKLNSAQREELALIEQAYDNPHECLVRIKKFLLTQRIFKEVGLEMMDYYSHLVPTYSVDPLEKITDAYLDQYLWYEADKRRLFPNWVKPSDDEIPPLLVYKWCQGINNLHSVWNTSAGECGVMLETSLNKFSENIDFTLLNRLLRLIMDTNIADYITSKNNVSLTFKDMNHVNQYGIIRGLQFASFVYQYYGLVVDLLILGLDRALEIAGPVQNPNNFLQFKDLETETASPIRLYSRYLDKIHIFFQFDNEEASGLIQDYLSEHPDPNFENVVGYNNHRCWPRDSRMRLMRHDVNLGRATFWEISGRIPTSLTSIEWEDSFASVYSRDNPNLLFSMCGFEVRILPKIRAKELSSSQEGVWDLVDQNTRERTAKAFLQVSQEAVDHFHNRIRQILMSSGSTTFTKVAAKWNTALIALVTYYREAAIATPSLLDVLVKCETKIQNRVKMGLNSKMPSRFPPAVFYTPKELGGLGMLSASHILIPASDLRWSKQTDTGITHFRAGMTHQDEKIIPTIFRYVTSWENEFLDSQRVWAEYAIKRQEAIEQNRRLTFEDMENNWDRGLPRISTLFQKDRHTLAYDKGHRIRREFKQFSLARFNPFWWTSNHHDGKLWNLNAYRTDVIQALGGIETILEHTLFKGTGFDSWEGLFWEKASGFEDSLKFKKLTNAQRQGLSQIPNRRFTLWWSPTINRANVYVGFLVQLDLTGIFLHGKIPTLKISLIQIFRAHLWQKIHESVVQDICQVLDKELEVLQIDNVEKQAIHPRKSYKMNSSTADIVLTSTYKWKVSKPSLLNEKDDKMEIPATTFWIDVQLRYGDYDSHDISRYARSKFLDYTTDGMSSYPSPTGIIIAIDLAYNMYDVYGNWFPGLKPLVHNAMREIMKANPALYVLRERIRKGLQLYQSQPQEAFLNSNNYAELFNNDTQLFVDDTNVYRVTVHKTFEGNLATKPINGCIFILNPKSGQLFLKIIHTSVWSGQKRLGQLAKWKAAEEVAALVKSLPREEQPKQLIVSRRGMMDPLEVHMLDFPNISIRPSELHLPFAAVMKIDKLSDIVLKASEPQMVLFNFYDDWLKSISPYTAFSRVILILRALNIDTETANHILRPSANIVTQDHHIWPSLSDEQWVDVEAQLRDLILSDYSKKYNVNIQSLTQSEVRDLILGQDIRAPSVKRQEIAEIEDGKSNNQVENKELTALKTTTTNVHGEEITTVTTTNYEQSTFSSRNEWRNRAIAANNLHLRAKNIYVSSEEFVDDENSFTYILPKNILQKLIQISDLRIQVGAFLYGKSPADHVGVKEIKCIAIVPQLGNVNSIQFPNTLPDQVGYLKDLELLGWVHTQSQEFSYMTSFDITTQSRFFDEYKPNFVTMTVAYTPGSVTVSSFEITKEGFDWGRTNNDMMSETPSGFSKDYAKKNQLIMSDKIAGTFMVPDDDIWNYFFMGAIFNAAELYDLKLDIPLTFYDELHRPIHFSNFTHIEAGNEEEANQEDVFS